The Streptomyces camelliae genome window below encodes:
- a CDS encoding tetratricopeptide repeat protein: MRESHRAEAERLLVRAVEEEVRRSGGRVDGQVLLSRARGELDAMAGSAGEEYEAYTRALDEAEAGRLTFGQRYARDGAGTALLAAAVAAVAAAVADLSLGTGTGTAVGAGVAAGAVGAAATVVKVAGTHLPAAHHRAGAAGQPGGAEQLRLQWLTALEVRGIRPFLDQQRMLSASTGPKKTASPTLRGADKSAAARRRTVLEQSFGQLPEPDGRFSGRRAELARIRQWAQAARAATETRPTVVVLHGEPGSGRTTLAVRAAHDLRDHFRGAVVVDLRGGGREETPLPTRDALLHLLNRLGAPREQLLFRERSSPDQQLKRLAELYHQQLTGLPVTIVLDDASDPEQVRALVPERSDSLVLVTARTALDLPADLPAWVHHLPVEALDAAGAEELLSAAAEDTSGPYDAESAERIRDLCGGLPLALRIAGSALGPRSPRQLAADLSAYGPVEPVERALWLRYTDQPELSRRLLRRLALAGRASLGAAAAAALLGTDEAEATRHLVALARAGLLDHVRGNRYRLHSLVRAFAQARLLDEEDPAERTAAQERLIVNYADLADSVLRLVDGNMSTRSHQFGPHGFTSLDEALRWLDDESSFITATLRQAEGVNQAAVLNLLGALCDYCLLRGDLYRLGEISELAQAVDQGLLVRSVQWRTGIAARQLGELDKARTTLASVVDLYREAHHDAGAARALCSLGITLHHQGQLTEAAAKLQEALDLQAAPELATDRAWTMHALAAVQRDRARLSEALELLTRSLVLHHEGGSVHGEAWAHFQLGQLALRMGDVPRAETELRAALERYGRTHDARGEAWALTQLARARLVDGDPAPAVEGLRQAAARHRENEDARGEAWTLYYLGQALEESGELDPSVRALERSRTMFSRMRDVYGLACARHHSARVTRDQRAAQTGSLRNSGFARQLLVDARADFQRIGVAHGEAWTCLELAVVDAGNARTQAALALCDEARDLFASYGDLRGEDWARFLRCTLLPYAAPGGTEVGTAVAQEELAQLARATHPLRDEKLTEGLTAYALLLERGVSLEAGWQAWRLRMTPDRHAQEVMGVAVPAAR, encoded by the coding sequence ATGCGGGAGAGCCATCGGGCGGAGGCCGAGCGGCTGCTGGTGCGGGCCGTGGAGGAGGAGGTGCGCCGCTCGGGCGGACGGGTCGACGGGCAGGTGCTGCTGTCGCGGGCGCGCGGTGAGCTGGACGCGATGGCCGGGTCGGCCGGCGAGGAGTACGAGGCGTACACCCGCGCACTGGACGAGGCCGAGGCGGGCCGGCTGACCTTCGGGCAGCGCTACGCCCGCGACGGCGCCGGGACAGCCCTGCTGGCGGCGGCCGTCGCCGCGGTCGCCGCGGCGGTGGCCGACCTCTCCCTGGGCACCGGTACGGGTACGGCGGTCGGTGCGGGCGTGGCCGCCGGGGCGGTCGGGGCCGCCGCGACCGTGGTGAAGGTGGCCGGTACCCATCTGCCGGCCGCCCATCACCGGGCCGGCGCCGCGGGCCAGCCCGGCGGTGCGGAGCAGTTACGGCTGCAGTGGCTGACCGCGCTGGAGGTGCGGGGCATCCGCCCCTTCCTCGACCAGCAGCGGATGCTCAGCGCCTCCACGGGCCCGAAGAAGACCGCGAGCCCCACCCTGCGCGGCGCCGACAAGAGCGCGGCGGCCCGCAGACGCACGGTGCTGGAGCAGTCGTTCGGCCAGCTGCCCGAGCCGGACGGCCGGTTCTCGGGACGCCGGGCTGAGCTGGCCCGCATCAGACAGTGGGCGCAGGCCGCGCGGGCGGCCACCGAGACCCGGCCGACGGTGGTCGTCCTGCACGGCGAACCCGGCTCCGGCCGGACCACGCTCGCGGTGCGCGCGGCACACGATCTGCGCGACCACTTCCGCGGCGCGGTGGTCGTGGACCTGCGCGGCGGCGGCCGGGAGGAGACCCCGCTGCCCACCCGCGACGCCCTGCTGCATCTGCTCAACCGGCTCGGCGCACCCCGCGAACAGCTGCTGTTCCGGGAGCGCTCCTCCCCCGACCAGCAGCTCAAGCGGCTCGCCGAGCTGTATCACCAGCAGCTGACCGGTCTGCCCGTGACGATCGTGCTGGACGACGCCTCGGACCCGGAACAGGTGCGGGCGCTGGTGCCCGAACGCTCCGACAGCCTGGTCCTGGTCACCGCCCGCACGGCCCTCGACCTGCCCGCGGACCTGCCGGCCTGGGTGCACCACCTGCCGGTCGAGGCACTGGACGCGGCGGGCGCCGAGGAACTGCTGAGCGCCGCCGCCGAAGACACGTCCGGCCCGTACGACGCCGAGTCCGCCGAACGGATCCGGGACCTGTGCGGCGGACTGCCGCTGGCCCTGCGGATCGCGGGCTCCGCACTCGGCCCCCGCTCACCCCGGCAACTGGCGGCGGACCTGAGCGCGTACGGCCCGGTGGAGCCGGTGGAGCGCGCCCTGTGGCTGCGCTACACCGACCAGCCGGAGCTCTCCCGCCGGCTGCTGCGCAGGCTCGCGCTCGCCGGGCGGGCCTCCCTCGGCGCGGCGGCGGCCGCCGCCCTGCTCGGCACGGACGAGGCCGAGGCCACCCGGCACCTCGTCGCCCTCGCCCGCGCCGGACTGCTCGACCACGTCCGCGGCAACCGCTACCGGCTGCACAGCCTGGTGCGTGCCTTCGCCCAGGCCAGGCTGCTGGACGAGGAGGACCCGGCCGAGCGCACGGCGGCCCAGGAACGGCTGATCGTGAACTACGCGGACCTGGCCGACTCCGTACTGCGCCTGGTCGACGGGAACATGTCGACGCGCTCGCACCAGTTCGGCCCGCACGGCTTCACCTCGCTCGACGAGGCGCTGCGGTGGCTGGACGACGAGTCCAGCTTCATCACGGCGACCCTGCGCCAGGCGGAAGGCGTGAACCAGGCGGCGGTGCTGAACCTGCTGGGCGCGCTGTGCGACTACTGCCTGCTGCGCGGCGACCTGTACCGGCTCGGCGAGATCAGCGAGCTGGCGCAGGCCGTGGACCAGGGGCTGCTGGTGCGCTCGGTGCAGTGGCGCACCGGTATCGCGGCCCGGCAGCTGGGCGAGCTGGACAAGGCACGCACCACGCTGGCCTCGGTGGTGGACCTGTACCGGGAGGCCCACCACGACGCCGGTGCGGCTCGCGCCCTGTGCTCGCTCGGCATCACCCTGCACCACCAGGGCCAGCTCACCGAGGCCGCCGCCAAACTCCAGGAGGCGCTGGATCTGCAGGCGGCACCGGAGCTGGCGACCGACCGGGCCTGGACGATGCACGCTCTGGCGGCCGTCCAGCGCGACCGGGCCCGGCTGTCGGAGGCGCTGGAGCTGCTCACCCGCTCCCTGGTCCTGCACCACGAGGGCGGCTCGGTGCACGGCGAGGCCTGGGCGCACTTCCAGCTCGGCCAGCTGGCGCTGCGGATGGGCGACGTACCGCGCGCGGAGACGGAGCTGCGGGCCGCCCTGGAGCGGTACGGCCGCACGCACGACGCGCGCGGCGAGGCGTGGGCGCTGACCCAGCTGGCCCGCGCCCGCCTGGTGGACGGCGACCCCGCGCCGGCCGTGGAGGGCCTCAGGCAGGCGGCCGCCCGGCACCGGGAGAACGAGGACGCGCGCGGCGAGGCCTGGACGCTGTACTACCTGGGCCAGGCGCTGGAGGAGTCCGGGGAGCTGGATCCGTCGGTCCGCGCCCTCGAACGGTCCCGCACGATGTTCTCCCGGATGCGCGACGTCTACGGCCTGGCCTGCGCCCGGCACCACTCGGCCCGGGTCACCCGCGACCAGCGGGCCGCGCAGACCGGTTCGCTGCGCAACTCCGGCTTCGCCCGGCAGCTCCTCGTGGACGCCCGCGCCGACTTCCAGCGCATCGGCGTCGCCCACGGCGAGGCGTGGACCTGCCTGGAGCTGGCCGTGGTCGACGCGGGCAATGCGCGCACGCAAGCGGCGCTGGCCCTGTGCGACGAGGCACGCGATCTGTTCGCCTCCTACGGCGACCTGCGCGGCGAGGACTGGGCCCGCTTCCTGCGCTGCACCCTGCTGCCGTACGCGGCGCCGGGCGGCACAGAGGTCGGCACGGCCGTCGCCCAGGAGGAGCTGGCCCAGCTGGCCCGCGCCACGCATCCGCTGCGGGACGAGAAGCTGACCGAGGGCCTCACGGCGTACGCCCTGCTGCTGGAGCGGGGCGTCAGCCTGGAGGCCGGCTGGCAGGCCTGGCGGCTGCGCATGACACCGGACCGCCACGCCCAGGAGGTGATGGGAGTGGCGGTACCGGCGGCGCGCTGA
- the mca gene encoding mycothiol conjugate amidase Mca encodes MTDQLRLMAVHAHPDDESSKGAATMAKYVSEGVDVLVVTCTGGERGSILNPKLQGDKYIEEHIHEVRKKEMDEAREILGVGQEWLGFVDSGLPEGDPLPPLPEGCFALEDVDKAAGELVRKIRSFRPQVITTYDENGGYPHPDHIMTHKISMVAFEGAADTEKYPEGEFGPAWQPQKLYYNQGFNRPRTEALHHAMLERGLESPYGDWLKRWKEFERVERTLTTHIPCADFFEIRDKALIAHATQIDPDGGWFKVPMELQKEVWPTEEYELAKSLVDTSLPEDDLFAGIRDNA; translated from the coding sequence TTGACTGACCAGCTGCGACTGATGGCCGTACACGCGCACCCCGACGACGAGTCCAGCAAGGGTGCGGCCACGATGGCGAAGTACGTGTCCGAGGGGGTGGACGTGCTGGTGGTGACCTGCACCGGCGGAGAGCGCGGGTCCATCCTCAATCCGAAGCTCCAGGGCGACAAGTACATCGAGGAGCACATCCACGAGGTACGCAAGAAGGAGATGGACGAGGCCCGCGAGATCCTCGGCGTGGGGCAGGAGTGGCTCGGCTTCGTCGACTCCGGCCTGCCCGAGGGCGACCCGCTGCCCCCGCTGCCCGAGGGCTGCTTCGCCCTGGAGGACGTCGACAAGGCGGCCGGTGAGCTGGTCCGCAAGATCCGCTCCTTCCGCCCGCAGGTGATCACCACCTACGACGAGAACGGCGGCTACCCGCACCCCGACCACATCATGACCCACAAGATCTCCATGGTGGCGTTCGAGGGCGCGGCGGACACCGAGAAGTACCCGGAGGGCGAGTTCGGCCCGGCCTGGCAGCCGCAGAAGCTCTACTACAACCAGGGCTTCAACCGCCCGCGCACCGAGGCGCTGCACCACGCGATGCTGGAGCGCGGCCTGGAGTCGCCGTACGGGGACTGGCTCAAGCGCTGGAAGGAGTTCGAGCGCGTCGAGCGCACGCTGACCACGCACATTCCGTGCGCGGACTTCTTCGAGATCCGGGACAAGGCGCTGATCGCGCACGCCACGCAGATCGACCCGGACGGCGGCTGGTTCAAGGTGCCGATGGAGCTCCAGAAGGAGGTCTGGCCGACGGAGGAGTACGAGCTCGCGAAGTCGCTCGTCGATACCTCCCTCCCCGAGGACGACCTCTTCGCGGGCATCCGGGACAATGCCTGA
- a CDS encoding DUF4307 domain-containing protein: MSTASTRLPEGRYGRSSDERADRKLRVAAVVLGTLLLALVGYFAYDKVFETRISAQVITFVASDNAVKVHLEVHKDSGTDGYCTLRSQAADGSEVGRADFRFTGSATRIDQVVTLRTTAKGSTAELLGCHTG; the protein is encoded by the coding sequence ATGAGCACGGCGAGCACGCGGCTGCCCGAGGGCCGCTACGGCCGCTCCTCGGACGAGCGTGCCGACCGCAAGCTCAGGGTCGCCGCCGTGGTGCTGGGCACGCTCCTGCTCGCTCTCGTCGGCTACTTCGCCTACGACAAGGTCTTCGAGACCAGGATCAGCGCCCAGGTGATCACCTTCGTGGCCTCGGACAACGCGGTCAAGGTGCATCTGGAGGTCCACAAGGACTCCGGAACCGACGGCTACTGCACCCTGCGCTCCCAGGCGGCGGACGGCTCCGAGGTGGGCCGCGCGGACTTCCGCTTCACCGGCAGTGCCACACGGATCGACCAGGTCGTCACGCTCCGTACGACGGCGAAGGGCAGCACGGCCGAGCTGCTCGGCTGCCACACGGGCTGA
- the greA gene encoding transcription elongation factor GreA — MTQTSENVTWLTQEAYDKLKAELEYLSGPARTDIAAKIAAAREEGDLRENGGYHAAKEEQGKQELRVRQLTQLLENAQVGEAPASADGAVAPGMVVTIAFDGDEDDTLEFLLASREYASSEIETYSPQSPLGAGVIGHKVGEDAEYELPNGKKASVRILKAVPYSG; from the coding sequence GTGACCCAGACCAGTGAGAACGTCACCTGGCTGACCCAGGAGGCGTACGACAAGCTCAAGGCCGAGCTTGAGTACCTTTCTGGTCCTGCGCGCACGGATATCGCCGCCAAGATCGCGGCCGCGCGTGAGGAGGGCGACCTGCGTGAGAACGGCGGGTACCACGCGGCCAAGGAGGAGCAGGGCAAGCAGGAGCTGCGTGTCCGGCAGCTGACCCAGCTTCTCGAAAACGCCCAGGTGGGCGAGGCCCCGGCCTCCGCCGACGGCGCCGTCGCGCCCGGCATGGTCGTCACGATCGCCTTCGACGGTGACGAGGACGACACCCTTGAGTTCCTGCTCGCGTCCCGCGAGTACGCGAGCTCCGAGATCGAGACGTACTCGCCGCAGTCCCCGCTGGGCGCCGGCGTCATCGGCCACAAGGTCGGCGAGGACGCGGAGTACGAACTGCCGAACGGCAAGAAGGCCTCGGTGCGGATCCTGAAGGCCGTGCCGTACTCGGGCTGA
- a CDS encoding ABC transporter permease, translated as MSTLTEPVRVTTPGNPVSRSVRDSMVIAQRNLIRMSRIPEMIIYGLIQPIMFVVLFTYVFGGSMRIGGSSSAVDYKNFLMAGIFAQTVTFATASSGAGIADDMHKGLIDRFRSLPMARGAVLTGRTLADLVQTAVTLVVLAVVAVVVGWRVGSDGSTNAGKVLAAFGLLLLLGYAFTWIGALIGMSVRTPEAATSSGLIWLFPVTFISNAFVDPAHMTPWLRHVAEWNPFSATAQAARVLFANPGRSTSHAWPMEHPVWASLIYSILIIAVFRTLAVRKYRSATA; from the coding sequence ATGAGCACCCTCACCGAGCCCGTGCGCGTGACCACGCCGGGCAACCCCGTCAGCCGGTCCGTCCGCGACTCGATGGTCATCGCGCAACGCAATCTGATCAGGATGTCCAGGATCCCTGAGATGATCATCTACGGGCTGATCCAGCCCATCATGTTCGTGGTGCTGTTCACCTACGTCTTCGGCGGTTCCATGCGGATCGGTGGCAGCAGCAGCGCTGTCGACTACAAGAACTTCCTCATGGCCGGCATCTTCGCGCAGACCGTCACGTTCGCGACCGCCAGCTCCGGTGCCGGGATCGCCGACGACATGCACAAGGGGCTCATCGACCGGTTCCGTTCCCTGCCGATGGCCCGCGGCGCGGTGCTGACCGGGCGTACGCTCGCCGATCTGGTGCAGACGGCCGTCACGCTGGTCGTGCTGGCCGTGGTCGCCGTGGTCGTCGGCTGGCGGGTCGGGTCCGACGGATCCACGAACGCCGGCAAAGTGCTCGCGGCCTTCGGCCTGCTGCTCCTGCTCGGCTACGCGTTCACCTGGATCGGCGCGCTGATCGGCATGTCCGTCCGTACCCCCGAGGCGGCCACGTCCAGCGGGCTGATCTGGCTCTTCCCGGTCACGTTCATCTCCAACGCCTTCGTGGACCCGGCCCACATGACCCCGTGGCTGCGGCACGTGGCCGAGTGGAACCCGTTCAGCGCCACCGCGCAGGCCGCCCGTGTGCTGTTCGCCAACCCCGGGCGGTCCACCTCGCACGCCTGGCCGATGGAGCACCCGGTCTGGGCCTCGCTGATCTACTCGATACTGATCATCGCGGTCTTCCGCACCCTCGCGGTGCGCAAGTACCGCTCGGCCACCGCCTGA
- a CDS encoding ATP-binding cassette domain-containing protein produces MPGAIYAEGLVKTFGDVRALDGVDLDVPEGTVLGLLGPNGAGKTTAVRCLTTLLRPDSGKAVVAGVDVLKHPDAVRRSIGLSGQFAAVDEYLTGRENLQMVGRLYQMRAKPAKARAAELLEQFHLTDAADRPAKTYSGGMRRRLDLAAALVVSPPVMFMDEPTTGLDPRNRQQLWEVIKQLVSGGTTLLLTTQYLEEADHLAHDIAVVDHGRVIAQGTSDQLKARTGGERVEVVVHERDHIATAAQVLGSFGKGDTTVEEHTRKLTVPVTGGAKLLAEIIRELDTRGIEIDDIGLRRPTLDDVFLSLTGHTAETVGPAEQDKTRTENGKETVK; encoded by the coding sequence ATGCCAGGCGCCATCTATGCCGAAGGCCTGGTGAAGACCTTCGGTGACGTAAGGGCTCTGGACGGCGTCGACCTCGATGTGCCCGAGGGCACGGTCCTCGGCCTGCTCGGGCCGAACGGCGCCGGCAAGACGACGGCCGTCCGCTGCCTGACGACCCTGCTGCGCCCCGACAGCGGCAAGGCGGTCGTCGCGGGCGTGGACGTGCTCAAGCACCCCGACGCCGTGCGCCGTTCCATCGGCCTGTCCGGCCAGTTCGCGGCGGTCGACGAGTATCTGACCGGCCGGGAGAACCTGCAGATGGTCGGCAGGCTGTACCAGATGCGGGCGAAGCCGGCGAAGGCGCGCGCGGCGGAGCTGCTGGAGCAGTTCCACCTCACGGACGCCGCCGACCGCCCCGCCAAGACCTACTCCGGAGGCATGCGCCGCCGGCTCGACCTCGCCGCGGCCCTGGTGGTCTCGCCGCCGGTGATGTTCATGGACGAGCCGACGACCGGCCTCGACCCGCGCAACCGCCAGCAGCTGTGGGAGGTCATCAAACAGCTCGTCTCCGGTGGTACGACCCTGCTGCTCACCACGCAGTATCTGGAGGAGGCCGACCACCTCGCCCATGACATCGCGGTGGTCGACCACGGCCGGGTCATCGCCCAGGGCACCTCCGACCAGCTCAAGGCCCGCACCGGCGGTGAGCGCGTCGAGGTCGTGGTGCACGAGCGCGACCACATCGCGACCGCCGCCCAGGTCCTGGGGAGCTTCGGCAAGGGCGACACCACCGTCGAGGAGCACACCCGCAAGCTCACGGTCCCCGTCACCGGCGGCGCGAAGCTGCTCGCCGAGATCATCCGGGAGCTGGACACCCGGGGCATCGAGATAGACGACATCGGGCTGCGCCGCCCCACCCTCGACGACGTCTTCCTGTCGCTGACAGGCCACACGGCCGAGACCGTCGGGCCGGCCGAGCAGGACAAGACCCGCACGGAGAACGGCAAGGAGACCGTGAAATGA
- the ilvA gene encoding threonine ammonia-lyase: MSYGTADSLRSVTLDDVRGAQKMLSGVARVTAMEGSRHLSQLVGAPVQLKCENLQRTGSFKLRGAYVRIAGLLPEERAAGVVAASAGNHAQGVALASALLGVHATVFMPKGAPLPKISATREYGAEVRLHGQVVDETLAAAEEYAAETGAVFIHPFDHPDVIAGQGTVGLEILEQCPEVRTIVVGMGGGGLAAGIAVAVKAIRPDVRIVGVQAQGAAAYPPSLAAGHPVSVRNPATMADGIKVGRPGVVPFGIVKDLVDEVRTVTEDQLSAALLLCLERAKLVVEPAGASPVAALLGAPDAFEGPVVAVLSGGNVDPVLLQRVLRHGMAAQGRYLAVRLRLTDRPGALATLLGVLSVVDANVLDVSHVRTDPRLGLTEAEVELHLETKGPVHCAEVGQALRDAGYTVID; the protein is encoded by the coding sequence ATGAGCTACGGCACGGCTGACTCCTTGCGTTCCGTCACCCTCGACGATGTGCGCGGCGCCCAGAAGATGCTCTCGGGCGTCGCACGGGTGACCGCGATGGAGGGCAGCCGGCACCTGTCCCAGCTGGTCGGCGCGCCGGTGCAGCTCAAGTGCGAGAACCTCCAGCGGACCGGCTCGTTCAAGCTGCGCGGCGCCTACGTGCGCATCGCCGGGCTGCTGCCGGAGGAGCGGGCGGCCGGGGTGGTGGCCGCGAGCGCGGGCAACCATGCGCAGGGCGTGGCCCTGGCCTCCGCGCTCCTGGGCGTGCACGCCACGGTGTTCATGCCGAAGGGCGCGCCACTGCCGAAGATCAGCGCGACCCGCGAGTACGGCGCCGAGGTGCGGCTGCACGGTCAGGTGGTCGACGAGACGCTGGCCGCCGCCGAGGAGTACGCGGCCGAGACGGGCGCGGTGTTCATCCACCCCTTCGACCACCCGGACGTGATCGCCGGTCAGGGCACGGTGGGCCTGGAGATCCTGGAGCAGTGCCCGGAGGTGCGCACGATCGTCGTGGGCATGGGCGGCGGCGGGCTCGCGGCCGGTATCGCGGTCGCGGTGAAGGCGATCCGGCCGGACGTCAGGATCGTCGGGGTGCAGGCGCAGGGCGCGGCGGCCTATCCGCCCTCGCTGGCCGCCGGGCACCCGGTGTCGGTGCGGAACCCGGCGACGATGGCCGACGGCATCAAGGTGGGGCGGCCGGGCGTGGTGCCGTTCGGGATCGTCAAGGACCTGGTCGACGAGGTGCGCACGGTCACCGAGGATCAGTTGTCGGCGGCGCTGCTGCTGTGCCTGGAGCGGGCCAAGCTGGTCGTGGAGCCGGCCGGGGCGAGCCCCGTGGCGGCACTGCTGGGCGCGCCGGACGCCTTCGAGGGCCCGGTCGTCGCGGTGCTCTCCGGCGGCAACGTCGACCCGGTGCTGTTGCAGCGCGTGCTGCGGCACGGCATGGCCGCACAGGGCCGCTACCTGGCGGTACGGCTGCGGCTGACGGACCGGCCGGGCGCGCTCGCCACGCTGCTCGGGGTCTTGTCAGTGGTCGACGCCAATGTCCTCGACGTGAGCCACGTGCGGACCGATCCCCGGCTGGGGCTCACCGAGGCGGAGGTGGAGCTGCACCTGGAGACGAAGGGCCCGGTGCACTGCGCCGAGGTCGGCCAGGCTCTGCGGGACGCGGGCTACACGGTCATCGACTGA
- a CDS encoding MarR family winged helix-turn-helix transcriptional regulator, translating to MSMDMTTVGDTGLLDTLQHEVAVFARRAEQTRLGGVGQVRNSMDRAAYLLLNRLDREGPMGVKALAASMGIDSSTVTRQVAPLVDTGLVKRTSHPEDGRAVVLQLSPRGSARLEEVRSSRRQLMAELTHDWAPEEREQFCSLLTRFNRALSARMAPGTAQGEQPPAS from the coding sequence ATGTCGATGGACATGACGACCGTCGGTGACACCGGTCTTCTCGACACCCTCCAGCACGAGGTGGCGGTGTTCGCCCGCCGTGCCGAACAGACCCGTCTCGGCGGTGTCGGGCAGGTGCGCAACTCCATGGACCGGGCGGCGTATCTGCTGCTCAACCGCCTTGACCGGGAAGGCCCGATGGGCGTCAAGGCGCTCGCCGCGAGCATGGGCATCGACTCCTCCACGGTCACCCGGCAGGTGGCCCCGCTGGTCGACACCGGGCTCGTCAAGCGCACCTCGCACCCCGAGGACGGGCGCGCCGTGGTGCTTCAGCTGTCCCCGCGCGGGTCCGCCCGGCTGGAGGAGGTGCGCTCCTCCCGGCGTCAGCTGATGGCCGAGCTGACCCACGACTGGGCACCGGAGGAGCGCGAGCAGTTCTGCTCGCTCCTGACCCGCTTCAACCGCGCCCTCTCCGCGCGGATGGCACCGGGCACCGCACAGGGGGAGCAGCCACCGGCCTCCTGA
- a CDS encoding sigma factor-like helix-turn-helix DNA-binding protein has protein sequence MRDRQVARSTRRAREFEAFVAGAGGRLLHAATLLTAEAPDDNPRARRLLTLALAHTYARWDRLRGEDPYDCARQYLAGRFARATWHQYRVLGGARPDPRSPLAALAPQERLILVLRLYEGVAEQQTAALLGLPAERVHTLCDRATATLLHPARPAAPRAVGTKTAPS, from the coding sequence GTGCGCGATCGGCAGGTGGCCCGAAGTACCCGCCGGGCCCGGGAGTTCGAGGCATTCGTCGCGGGCGCGGGCGGGCGCCTGCTGCACGCCGCCACGCTGCTCACGGCGGAGGCGCCGGACGACAACCCACGCGCGCGGCGGCTGCTGACACTCGCGCTCGCCCACACGTACGCGCGCTGGGACCGGCTGCGCGGCGAGGACCCGTACGACTGCGCCCGCCAGTACCTCGCCGGCCGCTTCGCGCGCGCGACCTGGCATCAGTACCGCGTGCTCGGCGGCGCCCGGCCGGATCCACGCAGTCCGCTCGCCGCCCTCGCCCCGCAGGAACGGCTGATCCTCGTACTGCGGCTCTACGAAGGCGTCGCCGAACAGCAGACCGCGGCCCTGCTGGGGCTGCCGGCCGAGCGCGTGCACACCCTCTGCGACCGCGCAACGGCCACCCTGCTGCACCCGGCCCGCCCGGCCGCCCCGCGCGCGGTGGGCACGAAGACGGCGCCGTCATGA
- a CDS encoding cystathionine gamma-synthase gives MSDRHISQHFETLAIHAGNTADPLTGAVVPPIYQVSTYKQDGVGGLRGGYEYSRSANPTRTALEENLAALEGGRRGLAFASGLAAEDTLLRTLLTPGDHVVIPNDAYGGTFRLFAKVATRWGVEWSVADTSDPAAVRAAITPKTKAVWVETPSNPLLGITDIAAVAQVAHDAGARLVVDNTFATPYLQQPLALGADVVVHSLTKYMGGHSDVVGGALIVSDQALGEELAYHQNAMGAVAGPFDSWLVLRGTKTLAVRMDRHSENATKIADMLTRHARVTQVLYPGLPEHPGHEVAAKQMRAFGGMVSFRVEGGEEAAVEVCNRAKVFTLGESLGGVESLIEHPGRMTHASAAGSALEVPGDLVRLSVGIENVDDLLQDLQQALG, from the coding sequence ATGAGCGACAGGCACATCAGTCAGCACTTCGAGACCCTCGCGATCCATGCGGGCAACACCGCGGATCCCCTCACCGGCGCGGTCGTCCCGCCCATCTACCAGGTCTCGACCTACAAGCAGGACGGCGTCGGCGGGCTGCGTGGCGGTTACGAGTACAGCCGCAGCGCCAACCCCACCCGTACCGCCCTGGAGGAGAACCTCGCCGCGCTGGAGGGCGGCCGTCGCGGCCTCGCGTTCGCGTCCGGTCTCGCGGCCGAGGACACCCTGCTGCGCACGCTGCTCACCCCGGGCGACCACGTCGTCATCCCCAACGACGCCTACGGCGGCACCTTCCGCCTGTTCGCCAAGGTCGCCACCCGCTGGGGCGTGGAGTGGTCCGTCGCCGACACCAGCGACCCGGCCGCCGTGCGGGCCGCGATCACCCCGAAGACCAAGGCCGTCTGGGTGGAGACCCCCTCCAACCCGCTGCTCGGCATCACCGACATCGCCGCCGTCGCCCAGGTCGCCCACGACGCGGGCGCCAGGCTCGTCGTCGACAACACCTTCGCCACGCCCTACCTCCAGCAGCCGCTGGCGCTCGGGGCGGACGTCGTCGTGCACTCCCTGACCAAGTACATGGGCGGTCACTCCGACGTGGTCGGCGGCGCGCTGATCGTCTCCGACCAGGCGCTCGGCGAGGAGCTGGCCTACCACCAGAACGCGATGGGCGCCGTCGCCGGCCCCTTCGACTCCTGGCTGGTGCTGCGCGGCACCAAGACCCTCGCGGTGCGCATGGACCGGCACAGCGAGAACGCCACGAAGATCGCCGACATGCTGACCCGGCACGCGCGCGTGACGCAGGTGCTCTACCCGGGCCTGCCCGAGCACCCGGGGCACGAGGTCGCCGCCAAGCAGATGCGGGCGTTCGGCGGCATGGTGTCCTTCCGCGTCGAGGGCGGCGAGGAGGCGGCCGTCGAGGTCTGCAACCGCGCCAAGGTGTTCACCCTCGGTGAGTCCCTCGGTGGTGTGGAGTCCCTGATCGAGCACCCCGGCCGGATGACGCATGCCTCCGCGGCGGGCTCCGCGCTGGAGGTCCCCGGCGACCTCGTGCGCCTGTCGGTCGGCATCGAGAACGTCGACGACCTGCTCCAGGACCTTCAGCAGGCCCTGGGCTAG